In Spirosoma aureum, a single genomic region encodes these proteins:
- a CDS encoding SDR family oxidoreductase yields MKTAIITGGGQGIGRVATQYLLTHGYRVAIWETDTDALAELREAFKASSAQILFVSCDVSSEVNVRKAAEQTFSHFGQIDALINNAAIMIEKSLDKLTLDEWNRVIGTNLTGAFLCAKHTAQYLALQKGSIINMCSTRAFQSEPDTFPYTASKGGLLALTHSMAVSLGPDIRVNAISPGWIDVSALRKKAKAKPDDLRPEDHDQHPAGRVGQADDIARMILFLIAPENNFITGQNFIVDGGITRKMIYV; encoded by the coding sequence ATGAAAACAGCTATCATTACAGGCGGAGGCCAGGGTATCGGCCGGGTTGCCACCCAGTATTTACTCACTCATGGATACCGTGTAGCCATTTGGGAGACCGACACCGATGCGCTGGCAGAACTTCGGGAAGCCTTCAAAGCCTCATCGGCGCAGATCCTGTTCGTTTCCTGCGATGTGTCCAGTGAGGTGAACGTTCGGAAGGCCGCTGAACAGACCTTTTCTCATTTCGGCCAGATCGATGCGCTGATAAACAACGCAGCCATCATGATCGAAAAATCGCTCGACAAATTAACCCTCGATGAATGGAACCGGGTTATCGGCACGAACCTGACCGGAGCATTTCTTTGTGCGAAACACACGGCGCAATACCTGGCTTTGCAAAAAGGCAGTATCATCAATATGTGTTCGACACGGGCGTTTCAGTCAGAGCCAGACACGTTTCCGTATACAGCCAGTAAAGGTGGGCTTCTGGCGCTGACCCATTCTATGGCCGTTAGTCTGGGGCCTGATATACGCGTCAATGCGATTAGTCCCGGATGGATTGACGTGTCGGCGCTGCGAAAAAAAGCAAAGGCAAAACCTGACGATCTTCGCCCCGAAGACCACGATCAGCACCCGGCTGGCCGCGTGGGTCAGGCCGACGACATTGCCCGGATGATTCTGTTTCTGATTGCGCCGGAAAATAACTTTATTACCGGTCAGAACTTCATAGTGGACGGTGGCATAACCCGAAAGATGATCTATGTGTAG
- a CDS encoding histone deacetylase family protein produces the protein MLQIAFSPVYRLRLPEGHRFPMLKYELIHEQLLYEGTCTDDNFFAPMPVDDHWVLGVHTADYVRALKTLTVAPAMVRRIGFPLTHELIKREWIITQGTIDCTHIAFRDGVAMNVAGGTHHAFPDRGEGFCLLNDVGVAAHYLLETNLARKILVIDLDVHQGNGTAVMFQQEPRVFTFSMHGKDNYPLKKERSDLDVELSTGIADGAYLNRLYDLLPDLIRREKPDFLFYISGVDILASDRLGKLGVSREGCKARDTFVFEQAIHFGLPIAVSMGGGYSPRLTDIVEAHCNTFRIAADLFF, from the coding sequence ATGCTTCAAATTGCTTTTTCGCCGGTCTATCGGCTCCGATTGCCTGAAGGCCACCGCTTTCCGATGCTTAAGTATGAATTGATTCATGAACAGTTACTTTATGAAGGAACATGTACTGACGATAATTTTTTTGCCCCTATGCCCGTTGACGACCACTGGGTGCTGGGCGTCCATACGGCCGATTACGTACGAGCATTGAAAACCCTCACGGTGGCTCCGGCTATGGTGCGTCGAATTGGTTTTCCACTGACCCACGAACTCATTAAACGGGAATGGATTATTACGCAGGGAACCATCGATTGTACTCATATTGCCTTTCGCGACGGAGTCGCTATGAATGTTGCGGGCGGTACACATCATGCGTTTCCTGATCGGGGAGAGGGTTTTTGTCTGCTTAACGATGTTGGCGTGGCTGCACACTATCTGCTGGAGACAAATCTGGCAAGAAAGATTCTGGTCATCGATCTAGATGTCCATCAGGGCAATGGTACAGCGGTAATGTTTCAGCAGGAACCGCGTGTATTCACCTTCAGTATGCACGGGAAAGATAATTATCCACTCAAAAAAGAGCGGTCGGATCTAGATGTTGAATTGTCGACGGGTATTGCTGATGGAGCGTATCTGAATAGACTCTACGATCTCTTGCCGGATCTGATCCGACGCGAAAAGCCTGATTTCCTGTTTTATATATCGGGCGTAGATATTCTGGCGTCAGATCGATTGGGTAAGCTGGGTGTCAGCCGGGAGGGTTGTAAAGCGCGCGATACATTTGTCTTTGAACAGGCGATTCATTTTGGGCTACCAATTGCCGTTTCAATGGGTGGAGGTTATTCGCCCCGTCTGACCGACATCGTTGAAGCGCACTGCAATACGTTTCGGATAGCTGCCGATCTGTTTTTCTGA
- a CDS encoding SusC/RagA family TonB-linked outer membrane protein: protein MMNPYFSPPVKLLVAVLFVLSSLHPGWSQPNLQANSNRQSADFLQVRAYEIENRTITGTVKNETNEMLPGVSVILKGTSRGTTTDAKGTYSLTIPDETQANVTLIFSFVGYQNQEVQVGNRTSVDVQLAPDQKTLNEVVVVGYGVQKKSDLTGAVGTVKAEVLQERPAASLNQGLAGRITGVNVSVNSGRPGGRSNIRIRGNTSVSVANNPLYVIDGVILNATGLANGSTPIDYLNPNDIASVEVLKDASATAIYGARGANGVILVTTKRGSQNGGRITYDTDFSTGVLPRKIPLLNAKEFLQVEDSAYQNAQKFDPVGWAGGKYKDPKLKRTNPLLFDANGTPLYDTDWQDESFQKAFTQNHQLSFAGGNGKDSYGIYLGYRNENGLVRESYLKRYAGRFVFDSQLKDWIKVGGSLSYNDQNENQVDPLGSGGIIVMRQVLEALPIIPVKYPDGRWGGNEDYPGMEGGGNPINILKDRFYYLKTQSMLGDVYANLKLTKDLELRTTLGINIINQETDEYNGRTLNYISRNQLGTASVTNERHNSWQFENYLTYTKRIANQHALTGLLGIAWQHVDRFTSRAATQNFQDDYFRFYNLGAGSVPQAPSSSAVGYGLNSYFGRLNYGFKDKYLVTFTGRIDGSSKFGTANQYAFFPSAALAWRVMEEGFMKNVRAVSNLKLRASYGVTGNSEITAYQALAGLGNYAVIFGGARTVGIGVGRLANPDLRWEKTQQVDAGIELGLFQNRLSLELDFYRKLTSDMLLNAPVPYSSGYETVTRNVGSMENRGIEFAVNSVNVKTRDFSWNTTFNISVNKNKVVKLTGGSDIFIGSTVVRENEPVGSYFGFVRPGSGTWGTAEESEAANYLKRPGDVKYQDTNGDGVINNNDRVIIGKGIPDGFGTLLNSFKYKNVELTVDLQFMYGNDVLFRSQHSAEDRQGIANSFKTVLNAWTPDHQNTPIAQLRPVSAGYDTNEDTHRVYDASFIRGRNLLLAYTFSPSITEKIRMSRLRVYASVQNFFLKTAEYKGYDPEVSTTGSAFDQGVVTYDYPKPRVFMVGLNIGL from the coding sequence ATGATGAATCCCTACTTTTCACCTCCTGTCAAACTGCTTGTTGCTGTTTTGTTTGTTTTGAGTTCATTACACCCAGGCTGGTCTCAACCAAACCTGCAAGCCAATAGTAATCGTCAATCGGCTGACTTTCTACAGGTTCGTGCTTACGAGATTGAAAATCGAACGATTACCGGTACTGTAAAAAATGAGACAAACGAGATGTTGCCCGGTGTGAGCGTCATTCTGAAAGGCACCAGCCGGGGCACGACAACGGACGCCAAAGGAACCTACAGCCTGACCATTCCAGACGAGACCCAAGCCAATGTTACCTTGATTTTCTCGTTCGTCGGTTACCAGAATCAGGAAGTACAGGTCGGGAATCGAACTAGTGTTGACGTGCAACTGGCTCCCGATCAAAAAACGCTCAATGAGGTCGTCGTGGTTGGTTATGGCGTCCAGAAAAAATCGGATCTAACGGGGGCCGTTGGCACTGTAAAAGCAGAGGTCTTACAGGAAAGACCAGCGGCTTCGCTTAATCAGGGGCTGGCTGGCCGGATTACGGGGGTCAACGTATCGGTCAATTCGGGACGTCCGGGCGGTCGTTCAAACATACGTATCCGCGGCAACACGTCCGTAAGTGTCGCCAATAATCCACTTTATGTAATTGACGGGGTTATTCTGAACGCTACCGGATTGGCGAATGGCAGCACGCCTATAGACTACCTCAATCCGAATGATATTGCTTCGGTTGAGGTGTTGAAAGACGCTTCAGCGACGGCTATTTACGGGGCCAGGGGCGCAAACGGCGTTATTTTGGTAACCACGAAACGGGGCAGTCAGAATGGAGGACGGATCACCTATGATACCGATTTTAGTACTGGCGTACTTCCTCGTAAGATCCCTTTGCTGAATGCCAAAGAGTTTCTGCAGGTAGAAGATAGTGCGTATCAGAATGCCCAGAAATTCGACCCGGTTGGCTGGGCCGGGGGAAAGTATAAAGACCCCAAACTGAAACGAACCAATCCATTACTGTTTGATGCGAATGGAACTCCGCTCTATGATACCGACTGGCAGGATGAATCCTTTCAGAAAGCATTCACCCAAAACCACCAATTGTCGTTTGCCGGGGGCAATGGCAAAGATAGTTACGGCATCTATCTGGGGTATCGGAACGAAAACGGCCTTGTTCGGGAGTCTTATCTAAAGCGATATGCCGGTCGGTTTGTGTTCGATAGCCAGCTTAAAGACTGGATAAAAGTAGGGGGTTCACTAAGTTATAACGATCAAAATGAAAATCAGGTCGATCCACTGGGTAGTGGTGGCATTATTGTCATGCGACAGGTACTGGAAGCGCTACCCATTATTCCGGTCAAGTATCCAGATGGGCGCTGGGGCGGCAATGAAGATTACCCGGGTATGGAAGGGGGCGGCAATCCGATCAATATTCTGAAAGATCGGTTTTATTACCTGAAAACCCAGTCGATGCTGGGGGATGTGTACGCCAATCTTAAACTGACCAAAGACCTCGAATTACGAACCACGCTCGGTATCAACATTATCAATCAGGAGACCGATGAGTACAATGGACGTACGCTGAACTATATATCCCGTAATCAGCTTGGTACGGCCAGTGTCACCAATGAACGCCATAATTCATGGCAGTTTGAAAACTATCTGACGTATACTAAACGGATTGCCAACCAGCATGCCCTCACCGGGTTGTTAGGAATAGCCTGGCAACATGTTGATCGGTTTACCAGTCGAGCGGCTACCCAGAACTTCCAGGACGATTATTTCCGGTTCTATAATTTAGGCGCCGGTTCAGTGCCGCAAGCGCCCAGTTCCAGTGCGGTTGGGTATGGCTTAAACTCGTATTTCGGTCGTCTGAATTATGGGTTTAAAGACAAGTACCTAGTCACCTTCACGGGGCGTATCGATGGTTCCTCGAAATTCGGTACGGCCAATCAGTATGCCTTTTTTCCGTCTGCTGCGTTGGCCTGGCGGGTCATGGAGGAGGGGTTTATGAAAAACGTTCGGGCCGTTTCTAATCTGAAACTACGGGCCAGCTATGGGGTTACAGGGAACTCCGAAATCACCGCTTATCAGGCGCTGGCTGGATTGGGTAATTACGCCGTGATTTTTGGGGGAGCCCGGACAGTTGGCATCGGAGTCGGGCGACTGGCCAATCCGGACTTGCGCTGGGAAAAGACACAACAGGTGGATGCGGGGATCGAACTGGGTCTGTTTCAGAACCGATTATCGCTTGAACTGGATTTCTACCGGAAACTGACCAGCGATATGCTCCTTAATGCACCGGTTCCGTATAGTAGTGGCTATGAAACGGTTACTCGCAATGTGGGTAGTATGGAAAACCGGGGCATTGAGTTTGCCGTGAATAGTGTCAACGTCAAGACCAGGGATTTTTCCTGGAATACGACCTTTAACATTTCCGTCAATAAAAATAAAGTGGTCAAGCTGACAGGCGGTTCCGACATTTTTATCGGCTCGACCGTTGTTCGTGAAAATGAGCCGGTCGGTTCGTACTTTGGGTTTGTTCGTCCGGGGTCTGGCACCTGGGGGACTGCTGAAGAGTCTGAAGCGGCTAACTACTTAAAGAGGCCAGGGGATGTCAAGTATCAGGATACAAACGGGGATGGGGTGATCAACAACAATGATCGAGTTATTATTGGCAAAGGGATTCCCGATGGCTTTGGTACTTTACTGAACAGCTTCAAATATAAAAACGTTGAGCTCACCGTTGACCTGCAATTTATGTATGGGAACGATGTGCTTTTTAGAAGCCAGCACTCAGCTGAAGATCGGCAGGGAATTGCCAATAGCTTCAAAACGGTCTTAAACGCCTGGACACCTGACCATCAAAATACACCGATTGCTCAGTTAAGACCTGTGTCGGCTGGCTACGATACCAATGAGGATACTCACCGCGTATATGATGCATCGTTTATAAGGGGACGGAACCTGTTATTAGCCTATACCTTCTCTCCGTCGATCACGGAAAAAATACGGATGAGCCGATTGCGGGTGTATGCTTCCGTACAGAATTTTTTCCTGAAAACTGCTGAGTATAAGGGCTATGACCCGGAAGTGTCAACGACTGGAAGTGCCTTTGATCAGGGAGTCGTTACGTATGACTATCCCAAACCCCGAGTCTTTATGGTTGGTCTCAATATTGGCCTGTAA